The following coding sequences lie in one Microvirga sp. 17 mud 1-3 genomic window:
- a CDS encoding Crp/Fnr family transcriptional regulator, which produces MATIDRSLIVHLPPFAGASPEELDAILAEARSVYRTKGSSLFEQDKTADSFFVLLHGRLRVTRLTPDGQQVVVRFASPGELVGVAAALGRDTYPATATAAVDSIALAWPSTRWLDMIALLPRLAEAALQAAGTRLQEAHSRIVELSTEQVERRIANTLVRLSKTTGRPVEQGIQIDFPISRQDVAEATGTTLHNVSRILSSWEERGWVRGGRQKIVICEPHKLLTLGQDLPESEG; this is translated from the coding sequence ATGGCCACGATCGACCGTTCCCTCATCGTGCACTTGCCTCCGTTCGCGGGAGCGTCTCCCGAGGAGCTCGATGCGATCCTCGCCGAGGCACGCTCGGTCTACCGGACCAAGGGAAGCAGCCTCTTCGAGCAGGATAAGACGGCGGACTCGTTCTTCGTGCTGCTGCATGGACGTCTGCGCGTGACCCGACTGACCCCGGACGGGCAGCAGGTGGTGGTGCGCTTTGCAAGTCCAGGCGAGCTGGTCGGTGTCGCAGCGGCGCTCGGCCGGGATACCTATCCGGCGACAGCCACGGCGGCCGTCGACAGCATCGCGCTCGCCTGGCCCTCGACGCGCTGGCTCGATATGATCGCGCTCCTTCCCCGCCTCGCCGAAGCGGCACTCCAGGCCGCCGGCACGCGCCTTCAGGAGGCCCACAGCCGGATCGTCGAACTCTCGACCGAGCAGGTCGAGCGACGCATCGCGAACACGCTCGTGCGCCTGAGTAAGACCACAGGACGACCCGTGGAACAGGGCATCCAGATCGACTTTCCGATCTCGCGCCAGGACGTCGCCGAAGCGACGGGCACGACCCTTCACAATGTGAGCCGCATTCTCAGCTCGTGGGAAGAGCGCGGCTGGGTGCGAGGCGGTCGACAGAAAATCGTCATCTGCGAGCCGCACAAGCTTCTCACGCTTGGACAGGATCTTCCCGAAAGCGAGGGATGA
- the hemN gene encoding oxygen-independent coproporphyrinogen III oxidase, producing MKDDLRARYGEERLPRYTSYPTAPHFSDAIGPSAYTDWLAALPAQASTSLYLHVPFCRSMCWYCGCHTTITQRDAPIVDYIAVLRREIDLVADRLTTRLPVRHIHFGGGTPTIMEPSELLGLMDLMRRRFSLEDTAEVAVEIDPRTLTRTMTATLGEAGVNRASLGVQSFDPVVQRAINRIQSFEQTERAVNGLRDAGVRGINFDLIYGLPHQSVESCIETVRQSIALRPERFSVFGYAHIPSFKKHQRKIDEAALPDGAARYAQAEAIADALTEAGYRRIGLDHYALPGDTMVKAQADGVLHRNFQGYTTDPSDVLIGFGASSIGRLTQGYVQNEVVLGRYAERIGRGELATAKGYALTADDRLRADLIERVMCDFRVDVAEVCGRHGVAADAVLQTVPRLQGLAEDGIVRIDGPVLSVNDDMRFLVRSVASAFDAYLGASGRTHSRAV from the coding sequence ATGAAGGACGACCTGAGAGCGCGCTACGGTGAGGAGCGACTGCCTCGTTACACGAGCTATCCGACGGCGCCGCACTTTTCGGACGCCATCGGGCCTTCGGCCTATACGGACTGGCTTGCGGCGCTTCCGGCACAGGCGAGCACCTCGCTTTATCTCCATGTGCCTTTCTGCCGGTCCATGTGCTGGTATTGCGGCTGCCATACAACCATAACTCAGCGGGATGCACCGATCGTGGACTACATCGCGGTCTTGCGCCGCGAGATCGATCTCGTGGCGGATCGTCTGACCACACGCCTGCCCGTGCGCCATATCCATTTCGGCGGTGGCACGCCCACCATTATGGAGCCGTCGGAACTCCTCGGCCTCATGGACCTCATGCGGCGGAGATTCTCGCTCGAGGATACGGCCGAGGTCGCGGTCGAGATTGACCCGCGCACGCTGACCCGCACCATGACGGCCACGCTCGGCGAGGCGGGCGTCAACCGCGCGAGTCTGGGTGTCCAGAGCTTCGATCCTGTCGTCCAGCGTGCGATCAACCGGATCCAGAGCTTCGAGCAGACCGAGCGGGCCGTGAACGGCCTCAGGGATGCAGGCGTGCGCGGCATCAATTTCGACCTGATCTACGGGCTTCCGCACCAAAGCGTCGAATCCTGCATCGAAACGGTTCGGCAGAGCATCGCGCTCCGGCCCGAGCGCTTCTCGGTCTTCGGCTATGCGCATATTCCGTCGTTCAAGAAGCACCAGCGCAAGATCGACGAGGCGGCGCTGCCGGACGGAGCGGCCCGCTACGCGCAGGCCGAGGCCATTGCGGATGCGCTGACTGAGGCCGGCTATCGCCGGATCGGCCTCGATCATTATGCTCTGCCGGGAGACACGATGGTGAAGGCGCAGGCGGATGGCGTCCTGCACCGCAACTTCCAGGGCTACACCACCGATCCAAGCGACGTGCTCATCGGCTTCGGCGCTTCGTCCATCGGGCGGCTCACGCAGGGCTATGTGCAGAATGAAGTGGTTTTGGGGCGCTATGCGGAGCGCATCGGGCGGGGCGAGCTCGCCACCGCCAAGGGTTATGCCCTTACGGCGGACGATCGCCTGCGGGCAGACCTGATCGAGCGCGTCATGTGCGACTTCCGGGTCGATGTGGCGGAAGTCTGCGGGCGGCACGGCGTGGCGGCGGATGCCGTGCTGCAAACGGTTCCCCGCCTGCAAGGGCTTGCGGAAGACGGCATCGTGCGCATCGACGGCCCGGTCCTGTCCGTGAATGACGACATGCGCTTCCTCGTAAGAAGCGTCGCCTCGGCGTTCGACGCCTATCTCGGCGCTTCGGGCCGGACCCACAGCCGCGCGGTGTAG
- a CDS encoding nitric oxide reductase activation protein NorD — protein MLDFLELEETVGHLWHRLVGRAGSYPRHPAFGVSFDEMRAPLGVLFRGLGGEAGVQLAGTAARASSHRMNLRQRIGLAEERLEQPGRDPATLFLPPRIELFPSRTLNRALYLWLAAYFAHVPLVPHDEADPLRRDLLVLRTAKETAERVLQVCPGLVQPYRDLCTALREARPKRALPPAEQKIEQIVLSLLGDEHATPPVGWEDAALRNDGAWRAGPTYQPFLPAPLWGDTWIRAAGAPGRNSDEPAGPGTLAASDSRKRFAARREADRAQRSDPFVLNRFEKILAMAEMVNVSRPSDEDEDENAEKALDDADEIPLARHQGKPATRLRFDLDLRPEAISNASVTAELAYPEWDYTRKAYLPKHCRVIVARASEQGEDWTPDAAARRRIRRVRRQFEALRPKHEILRAQADGEEIDVDALVRAHSDLRSGGCGSDRVYLASRRQAHDLAVTILVDVSLSTDAWVDDRRVLDVEKEALLVLSHGLAACGDSHAIMTFTSRRHSWVRVETVKDFDEPLDAGAIRRISALKPGYYTRIGAGIRHAAAQLAERPNRQRLLLVLTDGKPNDIDHYEGRFGIEDTRRAVMESRRAGVTVFGVTVDRDAQSYFPTLFGRGGYAIVGQIAKLPAALPAIYRHLVR, from the coding sequence ATGCTCGATTTCCTCGAACTGGAAGAAACCGTCGGCCATCTCTGGCACCGGCTGGTCGGCCGCGCTGGGAGCTATCCGCGCCACCCGGCCTTCGGCGTCTCCTTCGACGAGATGCGCGCGCCGCTCGGTGTCCTGTTCCGCGGGCTTGGCGGCGAGGCGGGTGTCCAGCTCGCCGGCACCGCCGCCCGCGCCTCGTCCCATCGCATGAACCTGCGCCAGCGGATCGGGCTGGCGGAGGAACGTCTGGAGCAGCCGGGTCGCGACCCCGCAACCCTCTTCCTGCCGCCGAGGATCGAGCTTTTCCCCTCGCGTACACTCAACCGCGCCCTCTATCTCTGGCTCGCGGCCTATTTCGCCCATGTGCCACTCGTCCCGCACGATGAGGCCGATCCTTTGCGCCGGGATCTCCTGGTCCTGAGGACCGCCAAGGAAACGGCCGAGCGGGTGCTCCAGGTCTGCCCCGGGCTGGTGCAGCCCTATCGCGACCTGTGCACTGCGCTGCGCGAGGCCCGTCCGAAGCGCGCCCTGCCTCCGGCCGAGCAGAAGATCGAGCAGATCGTCCTCTCGCTTCTCGGGGATGAGCATGCGACACCACCTGTAGGCTGGGAGGACGCCGCCCTCCGCAACGATGGAGCCTGGCGGGCCGGGCCGACCTATCAGCCTTTCCTTCCGGCGCCCCTGTGGGGCGACACGTGGATCCGTGCGGCAGGTGCTCCGGGCCGCAACAGCGACGAGCCCGCTGGCCCCGGCACCCTCGCGGCCTCCGACAGCCGCAAGCGTTTCGCGGCAAGGCGCGAGGCCGACCGGGCCCAGCGCTCCGATCCGTTCGTCCTGAACCGGTTCGAAAAGATCCTGGCCATGGCCGAGATGGTCAATGTCAGCCGGCCGTCCGATGAGGACGAGGACGAGAATGCCGAGAAGGCACTCGACGATGCCGACGAGATTCCGCTGGCACGGCACCAGGGCAAGCCCGCGACCCGGCTCAGATTCGATCTCGACCTGCGGCCGGAAGCCATCTCGAACGCCTCCGTGACCGCGGAGCTGGCCTATCCCGAATGGGACTACACGCGCAAAGCCTATCTGCCAAAGCATTGCCGGGTGATCGTCGCGCGCGCCTCCGAGCAGGGGGAAGACTGGACGCCCGATGCAGCGGCGCGGCGGCGCATCCGCCGCGTGCGCCGCCAGTTCGAGGCGCTTCGGCCCAAACACGAGATCCTAAGGGCCCAGGCCGATGGAGAAGAGATCGACGTGGATGCACTCGTACGGGCGCACAGCGATCTGCGCTCAGGCGGCTGTGGATCGGACCGGGTCTACCTAGCAAGCCGCCGTCAGGCGCACGACCTGGCGGTCACGATCCTTGTGGACGTGTCGCTCTCGACAGATGCCTGGGTGGACGACCGGCGGGTGCTCGACGTGGAAAAGGAGGCGCTGCTGGTGCTGTCGCACGGGCTTGCGGCCTGCGGCGATTCCCACGCGATCATGACCTTCACGTCACGCCGGCATTCCTGGGTCCGAGTCGAGACCGTGAAGGATTTCGACGAACCTTTGGACGCCGGCGCCATACGGCGCATCTCGGCCCTGAAGCCGGGCTATTATACCCGCATCGGAGCAGGAATCCGCCATGCCGCCGCACAGCTTGCGGAGCGTCCGAACCGGCAGCGGCTTCTTCTCGTCCTCACGGACGGCAAGCCCAACGACATCGACCATTACGAAGGCCGATTCGGCATCGAGGATACCCGCCGCGCCGTCATGGAATCGCGCCGGGCCGGCGTGACAGTGTTCGGCGTGACCGTGGACCGGGATGCGCAATCCTACTTCCCGACCCTTTTCGGCCGCGGCGGCTATGCCATCGTCGGCCAGATCGCGAAGCTTCCGGCGGCCCTCCCGGCGATCTACCGGCACCTCGTCCGGTAG
- a CDS encoding CbbQ/NirQ/NorQ/GpvN family protein, whose translation MRPLLQSVPQAPADLPYYVPAGNECALFELAWRKRLPLLLKGPTGCGKTRFVAHMASRLGLPLHTVSCHDDLTAADLTGRYLLKGGDTVWADGPLTRAVREGGICYLDEIVEARKDVTVVLHPLTDDRRILPLDRTGEELQAPDSFMLVVSYNPGYQSLLKSLKPSTRQRFIAIEFDFLPLEHEVAVVAAESGLPEERVRPLLLLARRLRALKGQDLEEGVSTRLLVYCASLIAAGVSAEEAVAAALIEPLTDDADVKKGLIEVAHATLG comes from the coding sequence ATGAGGCCCCTTCTCCAGTCCGTGCCGCAGGCGCCGGCGGACCTGCCCTATTACGTTCCGGCGGGAAACGAATGCGCTCTCTTCGAACTTGCCTGGCGCAAGCGCCTGCCGCTCCTGCTCAAGGGGCCGACGGGCTGCGGCAAGACCCGGTTCGTGGCTCACATGGCCTCGCGTCTCGGCCTGCCGCTCCACACGGTGTCCTGCCATGACGACCTGACCGCCGCCGACCTCACGGGCCGCTATCTCCTGAAGGGCGGCGACACCGTCTGGGCGGACGGGCCACTGACCCGTGCGGTGCGCGAGGGCGGCATCTGCTACCTCGACGAGATTGTGGAGGCCCGCAAGGACGTGACCGTCGTCCTGCATCCCTTGACCGACGACAGGCGCATCCTGCCGCTCGACCGCACCGGCGAGGAGCTGCAGGCGCCGGATTCCTTCATGCTCGTTGTGTCCTACAATCCCGGCTACCAGTCCCTCCTGAAATCCCTGAAGCCGTCGACGCGCCAGCGCTTCATCGCCATCGAGTTCGATTTCCTGCCCCTGGAGCACGAGGTCGCGGTTGTCGCCGCCGAGAGCGGCCTGCCGGAAGAGCGTGTCCGCCCGCTCCTGCTCCTCGCCCGGCGCCTCAGGGCGCTGAAGGGTCAGGACCTGGAGGAAGGCGTTTCCACGCGCCTCCTGGTCTATTGCGCCTCGCTCATCGCGGCCGGCGTCTCGGCTGAGGAGGCTGTCGCGGCGGCCCTGATCGAACCTCTCACGGACGATGCCGACGTCAAGAAAGGCCTGATCGAAGTCGCCCACGCAACTCTCGGCTGA
- a CDS encoding cytochrome c, with the protein MAEALTKSAARNVFYGGSFFFFAIFVGLTAHSHYYMNTTSTDTSTLSDSVARGKHVWEKNSCINCHSILGEGAYFAPELGNLWDRWGGKEDPATARDMLKAWMQAQPSGIEGRRQMPQFNLTDQELNDLADFLEWTGRIKTQNWPPNKAG; encoded by the coding sequence ATGGCTGAAGCCCTCACCAAATCGGCGGCGAGAAACGTGTTCTACGGGGGCTCGTTCTTCTTCTTCGCTATCTTCGTAGGCTTAACGGCCCACAGTCACTACTACATGAACACCACGTCGACGGACACGTCGACCCTGTCCGACTCCGTCGCCCGCGGAAAGCACGTGTGGGAGAAGAACTCCTGCATCAACTGCCACTCCATCCTGGGCGAAGGCGCCTATTTCGCGCCGGAACTCGGGAATCTCTGGGATCGCTGGGGTGGCAAGGAGGACCCGGCCACGGCGCGCGACATGCTCAAGGCCTGGATGCAGGCCCAGCCCTCCGGCATCGAGGGGCGCCGCCAGATGCCGCAGTTCAACCTGACCGACCAGGAACTCAACGATCTCGCCGACTTCCTGGAATGGACCGGCCGAATCAAGACCCAGAACTGGCCGCCGAACAAGGCCGGGTGA
- a CDS encoding cytochrome c oxidase subunit 3 family protein encodes MTTAQEERPWGGLSDLPGHPMMWVLILTEVVTFGLLFLIFSVTGAVQPALFAAGRAHLDPLLGGANTLVLITSGWLAALAVEAHILGRRGATRALLAGAMGLGLVFVGIKIVEYADKVRAGIGIDTDTFFTLYFLLTGFHLLHVLLGVVILAMVALHDSLDNLKTGTAFWHMVDLVWIVMYPLIYLVG; translated from the coding sequence ATGACGACCGCACAGGAGGAACGCCCCTGGGGCGGGCTCTCGGACCTTCCAGGACATCCCATGATGTGGGTGCTCATTCTCACGGAGGTCGTGACCTTCGGGCTGCTCTTCCTGATCTTTTCGGTCACAGGCGCGGTTCAGCCTGCGCTCTTCGCGGCCGGGCGGGCGCATCTCGATCCACTGCTCGGCGGCGCGAATACTCTCGTGCTCATCACCAGCGGATGGCTCGCAGCGCTCGCCGTCGAGGCCCACATCCTGGGTCGGCGCGGAGCAACGCGTGCGCTGCTCGCGGGCGCCATGGGGCTGGGCCTTGTCTTCGTCGGCATCAAGATTGTCGAATACGCCGACAAGGTTCGCGCCGGGATCGGTATCGATACCGACACCTTCTTCACTCTCTACTTTCTCCTAACTGGCTTTCACCTCCTTCATGTCCTGCTCGGCGTCGTGATCCTTGCAATGGTGGCTCTTCACGACAGCTTGGACAACCTGAAGACCGGCACGGCCTTCTGGCACATGGTCGATCTCGTCTGGATCGTCATGTATCCGCTGATCTACCTGGTGGGCTGA
- a CDS encoding cbb3-type cytochrome c oxidase subunit I: protein MKYQSQKVAALYFYGALGLFMAQVAFGVLAGTIYVLPNTLSELLPFNIVRMIHTNALIVWLLIGFMGATYYLVPEEAETELFSPLIAKVQFWLFLGAAAVAVVGYMFKIHEGREFLEQPFSIKVGIVVVCLMFLFNITMTVLKGRKTVVTNILLFGLWGVAIFFLFAFYNPVNLAVDKLYWWYIVHLWVEGVWELIMASVLAFLMIKLNGIDREVVEKWLYVIVGMALFSGILGTGHHFYWIGAPGYWQWIGSLFSTLEVAPFFTMIIFTVQMTWKAGRRHPNRAALLWSVGCAVMAFFGAGVWGFLHTLSSVNYYTHGTQVTAAHGHLAFFGAYVMLNLAVMAYAMPQIRGRAPYNQWLSITSFWIMCTAMSVMTFALTFAGVIQVHLQRVLGQSYMEVQEQLALFYWIRLGSGAFVLISALMFVYAVLVPGREKAPALGQLQPAE, encoded by the coding sequence ATGAAGTACCAATCGCAAAAGGTGGCCGCGCTCTATTTCTACGGAGCGCTCGGCCTGTTCATGGCCCAGGTCGCGTTCGGCGTCCTGGCCGGCACCATCTACGTCCTGCCCAACACGCTCTCCGAGCTGTTGCCCTTCAACATCGTCCGCATGATCCACACGAACGCCCTGATCGTGTGGTTGCTGATCGGCTTCATGGGCGCGACCTACTATCTCGTGCCCGAGGAGGCCGAGACCGAGCTGTTCAGCCCGCTGATCGCCAAGGTGCAGTTCTGGCTGTTTCTGGGCGCCGCGGCCGTCGCCGTCGTGGGCTACATGTTCAAGATCCACGAGGGGCGTGAGTTTCTAGAGCAGCCCTTCTCGATCAAGGTCGGCATCGTGGTGGTCTGCCTGATGTTCCTCTTCAACATCACCATGACGGTTCTGAAAGGGCGAAAGACGGTCGTCACCAACATCCTGCTCTTCGGTCTGTGGGGCGTGGCCATCTTCTTCCTGTTCGCCTTCTACAACCCGGTGAATCTCGCGGTGGACAAGCTGTACTGGTGGTACATCGTGCACCTGTGGGTCGAGGGCGTGTGGGAGCTTATCATGGCCTCGGTCCTGGCCTTCCTGATGATCAAGCTCAACGGCATCGACCGTGAGGTCGTCGAGAAGTGGCTCTATGTGATCGTCGGCATGGCGCTGTTCTCAGGCATCCTCGGTACCGGCCACCACTTCTACTGGATCGGCGCACCGGGATACTGGCAGTGGATCGGCTCCCTGTTCTCGACGCTCGAAGTGGCACCCTTCTTCACCATGATCATCTTCACGGTGCAGATGACCTGGAAGGCGGGCCGTCGCCATCCCAACCGCGCCGCGCTTCTATGGTCGGTCGGCTGTGCCGTGATGGCCTTCTTCGGCGCGGGTGTCTGGGGCTTCCTGCACACCCTGTCGTCGGTGAACTACTACACCCATGGCACGCAGGTCACGGCCGCTCACGGGCACCTCGCCTTCTTCGGCGCCTACGTGATGCTCAATCTCGCGGTCATGGCCTACGCCATGCCGCAGATCCGCGGCCGCGCGCCCTACAACCAATGGCTCAGCATCACGAGCTTCTGGATTATGTGCACGGCGATGTCGGTCATGACCTTCGCGCTCACCTTCGCGGGCGTCATCCAGGTCCACCTGCAGCGGGTACTCGGCCAGTCCTACATGGAAGTGCAGGAGCAGCTCGCCCTCTTCTACTGGATCCGGCTCGGCTCGGGAGCCTTCGTGCTGATCTCGGCGCTGATGTTCGTCTACGCGGTCCTGGTTCCCGGACGCGAGAAGGCGCCGGCCCTGGGCCAGCTCCAGCCTGCCGAATGA
- the nirK gene encoding copper-containing nitrite reductase yields MRTLKNAGRRPLLATAAVLALGAAALLAQPLPAQALDKVAAATATAPMHKHAPASTLPQGPVNVVRDPTDLPGPIGIRAPQHVKVNLETTEVTGQLADGTTYHYWTFNNKVPGPFIRVRVGDTVEVNLKNHDDSVMMHNVDFHAVTGPGGGAKATEAAPGESRGFSFKALSPGLYVYHCATPMVAQHIANGMYGMILVEPEGGLPKVDHEFYVMQGEIYTEQPFGTAGLVEESYDKLISERPEYFIFNGATDALKKNPLKAKVGETVRIFFGVGGPNYTSSFHVIGEIFDKVYPMASLTSAPLNDVQTITTPPGGASMVEFKVEVPGNYVLVDHALSRVERGLAGILQVEGPENEAIFKDFNPQRSAQSSSGH; encoded by the coding sequence ATGAGGACTCTGAAAAATGCGGGACGCCGGCCGCTGCTTGCGACCGCCGCCGTTCTGGCCCTTGGAGCAGCCGCTCTTCTGGCCCAGCCCCTGCCCGCCCAGGCCCTCGACAAGGTTGCTGCCGCGACCGCAACTGCGCCCATGCACAAGCACGCTCCGGCCTCGACCTTGCCGCAGGGGCCCGTGAACGTGGTGCGCGACCCGACCGATCTTCCCGGCCCCATCGGCATCCGTGCTCCACAGCACGTCAAGGTCAACCTGGAGACCACCGAGGTTACCGGCCAGCTCGCCGACGGCACGACCTATCACTACTGGACCTTCAACAACAAGGTTCCAGGACCCTTCATCCGGGTCCGGGTCGGCGATACGGTGGAGGTCAACCTCAAGAACCATGACGACAGCGTCATGATGCACAATGTGGACTTCCATGCGGTCACCGGACCCGGTGGCGGCGCGAAGGCCACGGAGGCCGCTCCGGGCGAAAGCCGCGGCTTCTCGTTCAAGGCGCTGAGCCCAGGCCTCTACGTCTACCATTGCGCCACACCGATGGTCGCTCAGCACATTGCGAACGGCATGTACGGCATGATCCTCGTAGAGCCTGAGGGAGGCCTGCCGAAGGTCGACCACGAATTCTACGTGATGCAGGGCGAGATCTATACGGAACAGCCCTTCGGCACCGCCGGGCTCGTGGAGGAGAGCTACGACAAGCTCATCAGTGAGCGCCCTGAGTACTTCATCTTCAACGGCGCCACCGACGCCCTGAAGAAGAACCCACTCAAGGCCAAGGTCGGCGAGACCGTGCGCATCTTCTTCGGTGTGGGCGGGCCCAACTACACCTCGTCGTTCCACGTAATCGGTGAAATCTTCGACAAGGTCTACCCGATGGCTTCGCTGACCTCGGCACCGCTGAATGATGTCCAGACCATCACGACACCTCCTGGCGGAGCCAGCATGGTGGAGTTCAAGGTCGAGGTCCCCGGCAACTACGTGCTCGTTGACCATGCCCTGAGCCGCGTCGAGCGCGGTCTGGCCGGGATCCTGCAGGTGGAAGGCCCCGAGAACGAGGCGATCTTCAAGGATTTCAATCCCCAGAGATCGGCCCAGTCGAGCAGCGGACACTGA
- a CDS encoding cytochrome C oxidase subunit IV family protein: protein MTSPTMRRITHAWIALVVLTLASMAAARAGATGLIVDGVVLAAAVFKGRWMLLDFLKLRTVPPVWRTLMFSWLLLIAATSFAAAAMSLLRT from the coding sequence ATGACGTCGCCCACCATGCGCCGGATCACCCATGCCTGGATCGCCCTCGTGGTTCTGACGCTCGCCAGCATGGCGGCCGCGCGGGCCGGAGCCACGGGCCTTATTGTCGACGGCGTCGTGCTTGCAGCCGCCGTGTTCAAGGGACGGTGGATGCTGCTCGACTTTCTCAAGCTGCGCACCGTACCGCCGGTCTGGCGCACGCTGATGTTCTCATGGCTCCTGCTCATCGCGGCAACGTCCTTCGCGGCCGCCGCCATGTCGCTGCTGCGCACCTGA
- a CDS encoding alpha/beta hydrolase, producing the protein MGRFTLGVSPSALWLAYADWAVHLGTSPGKCQQLAEKSVRKAVRFMTYAVHAMSDPDTPPCIEPLPQDRRFRSEAWQQLPYNLIYQAFLLNQQWWHSAMTGVGGVSSHHEQVVSFTTRQLLDMVSPVNFIATNPEIISATLHENGRNLLRGAMNFWADWERALGGKPPIGAENFHPGEQVALTKGKVIYRNPLIELIQYAPATSDVHKEPVLIVPAWIMKYYILDLSPANSLVRHLVEAGHTVFMISWHNPTAGDRELGLNDYLKSGVLEAVKAIQAIVPNTKINAVGYCLGGTLLSIAAAYMAREGTAAFNSISLLAAQIDFTEAGELTLFVDDSQLDYLEDIMWDQGYLDSRQMAGAFQLLRSNDLIWSFVVHDYLMGRRAPMTDLMAWNADSTRMPYRMHSEYLRRLFLKNELFEGRYEVDGRPIALGDIHLPMFAVATEMDHVAPWRSVYKVNLVEDMDVTFLLTNGGHNAGIVSEPGHPGRHYRMSHRLENTQYIDPETWYAQANIHEGSWWPAWFSWLERQSQGRAQPPNLGSPEKGYLPLIEAPGRYVLER; encoded by the coding sequence ATGGGGCGCTTTACCCTCGGCGTCTCGCCATCCGCACTCTGGCTCGCTTATGCCGATTGGGCAGTCCATCTCGGGACCTCGCCAGGCAAATGCCAGCAACTCGCGGAAAAGAGCGTACGTAAGGCGGTTCGGTTCATGACATATGCAGTACACGCTATGTCTGACCCGGACACTCCGCCCTGTATCGAGCCACTGCCGCAGGATCGCCGATTTCGCAGCGAGGCTTGGCAACAGCTTCCATACAACCTGATCTATCAGGCTTTTCTTCTAAACCAGCAATGGTGGCACAGTGCCATGACGGGTGTTGGAGGAGTCTCGTCTCATCACGAGCAGGTTGTGTCCTTCACGACGCGCCAATTGCTCGACATGGTTTCACCCGTCAATTTCATCGCCACGAATCCCGAGATCATATCTGCGACCTTGCATGAGAACGGACGGAATCTGCTCCGCGGCGCGATGAACTTCTGGGCCGATTGGGAACGCGCACTTGGCGGAAAGCCGCCGATCGGCGCTGAGAATTTTCATCCCGGCGAACAGGTGGCACTGACCAAGGGCAAGGTTATCTATCGGAATCCGCTGATCGAGCTTATCCAATATGCGCCTGCAACGTCTGACGTTCACAAGGAACCAGTTCTGATCGTGCCTGCGTGGATCATGAAATATTACATCCTCGACCTGTCGCCGGCGAATTCGCTCGTCAGGCATCTTGTCGAGGCTGGGCATACCGTCTTCATGATCTCATGGCACAATCCGACGGCCGGAGATCGTGAACTCGGTTTGAACGATTATCTCAAGTCCGGCGTCCTCGAGGCCGTGAAAGCCATACAGGCGATCGTGCCCAACACGAAGATCAATGCGGTCGGGTATTGTCTGGGTGGGACCCTGCTTTCAATAGCTGCAGCATATATGGCGCGGGAGGGAACGGCGGCCTTTAACTCCATCTCACTACTGGCGGCCCAGATCGATTTTACCGAGGCCGGCGAGCTGACCCTGTTCGTCGATGACAGCCAGCTCGACTACCTTGAAGATATCATGTGGGATCAAGGTTATCTCGACAGCCGCCAGATGGCCGGAGCATTTCAGCTTCTGCGGTCCAACGACCTGATCTGGTCGTTTGTCGTGCATGACTACCTGATGGGTCGTCGCGCGCCCATGACCGATCTAATGGCTTGGAATGCCGATAGTACCCGCATGCCATACCGGATGCACAGTGAGTATCTTCGCCGCCTCTTTCTGAAGAATGAACTGTTCGAAGGTCGATATGAGGTGGATGGCCGTCCCATTGCTCTCGGCGACATTCATCTTCCAATGTTCGCTGTGGCAACCGAAATGGATCACGTTGCGCCATGGCGCTCCGTTTACAAAGTCAATCTGGTCGAGGACATGGATGTCACTTTCCTCCTCACCAATGGCGGGCACAATGCCGGAATCGTGAGTGAGCCCGGTCACCCGGGCAGGCATTACCGGATGTCCCATCGCTTGGAGAATACTCAGTATATCGATCCGGAAACCTGGTATGCGCAGGCGAACATTCATGAAGGATCATGGTGGCCTGCATGGTTCTCGTGGCTTGAGCGACAATCGCAAGGGAGGGCTCAACCTCCCAATCTTGGGTCGCCGGAAAAGGGCTATCTACCGCTCATCGAGGCGCCCGGCCGTTATGTCCTGGAGCGCTGA